One Watersipora subatra chromosome 4, tzWatSuba1.1, whole genome shotgun sequence genomic window carries:
- the LOC137395251 gene encoding coiled-coil domain-containing protein 60-like isoform X1 produces MSLSFGKIDYWGNAIPGRPQELSYITQIPLPIEDISREAKIKARCMGRMTILEPSKPTRDEVRKINYDRRTDQINNQGFVSLKQRPYRAIGHPVYIDNKKLITDALGLPHQENEYEQSKPSTPSSSLEEGERPESKYMLRRSKKQLNTLRKEIERGRNLLRNVKLGHGLFKVLEDEWTKTISQRESDAALAKQKAMMNWQMAKSSGSESESEDELQDYFDVSKEFVDIEVPEYAQQEDEPTEDLEHVRFMARPETYSGHTNTDNEPSHSKEKCVRAKSVMTTASPRRRKGAAPRPYTPVHGNISQKKHQTGEIHGETLFKQLCCLHWILKAMDIAETVTMSPLITCWELNADKMGGIELNKRTIEDKKQREQLRYDNLFKPVKPKEIKKAKPRTEKRRSTFYPSRLSRSGSIAQSIRSRSGSIAHSQGSETMTLMNDNSTSGLDDSRFDHDSNIIEEQIFEAPITVPPPITITAPDNELAASTRPPTRQPGTGARSSLLNITREELKQQELAKQLEEAAKMDSTPMERLSHSRMYRATASVKPKSSKELLEFKASCKSSKLINQSQDLKQSWAEVKEERALRLHDELDYQEKNRLKTCQDKFSAMETSENSFHRALKNMRLKSEHKRRESEKEKNQRQDQSKYAKWYDELTSLVPADCSSQWYFKNILNKLRIFGIKYGPDNKTESSSKASEHKFTRVLRLIRSWEICSPNIAVAVEFCRDRIIEMNEEDFEDLFHHLFPAIERPKTAPAKSSR; encoded by the exons ATGTCATTAAGCTTTGGCAAGATAGACTACTGGGGCAATGCAATTCCAGGTCGGCCACAAGAGTTGTCCTACATTACCCAG ATTCCACTACCCATTGAGGACATTTCGAGAGAAGCAAAAATAAAAGCGAGATGCATGGGAAGGATGACCATTCTAGAACCTTCTAAACCTACACGAGATGAG GTTAGGAAGATCAACTACGACAGAAGAACGGACCAGATCAATAATCAGGGATTTGTAAGCTTGAAGCAGAGGCCATACAGAGCAATAGGGCATCCTGTCTACATCGATAACAAAAAACTCATAACAGATGCTTTGGGTCTGCCACACCAG GAAAATGAGTATGAACAGAGCAAGCCATCGACTCCTTCTTCATCCCTTGAAGAGGGTGAGCGCCCCGAATCAAAATACATGCTCAGAAGGTCAAAGAAACAGCTAAACACACTCAGAAAAGAAATAGAACGTGGAAG AAACTTGCTTCGAAATGTGAAGTTGGGACACGGTTTATTTAAAGTGTTGGAGGATGAATGGACGAAAACG ATATCACAGAGAGAATCTGATGCTGCGTTAGCAAAACAAAAAGCCATGATGAACTGGCAAATGGCGAAGTCCAGTGGCAGCGAATCGGAATCAGAAGATGAACTTCAGGACTACTTTGATGTCTCCAA AGAGTTTGTAGACATAGAGGTACCGGAATATGCGCAGCAAGAAGATGAGCCAACTGAAGACCTAGAACATGTTCGATTTATGGCCAGACCTGAAACATACAGTGGTCATACAAACACAGACAATGAACC ATCACATTCTAAAGAGAAATGTGTTAGAGCAAAATCTGTGATGACAACAGCATCGCCGAGAAGAAGGAAAGGTGCTGCCCCAAGGCCTTACACTCCTGTCCATGGAAATATCAGTCAAAAAAAGCATCAGACAGGGGAAATACATGG GGAGACGCTGTTTAAACAACTCTGCTGCCTGCACTGGATTCTGAAGGCAATGGATATCGCTGAGACAGTCACCATGTCGCCTTTAATAACTTGTTGGGAGCTCAA CGCTGACAAGATGGGTGGCATTGAGCTCAACAAACGAACAATAGAAGACAAAAAGCAGCGAGAGCAGCTAAGATATGACAACCTGTTTAAACCTGTCAAACCAAAAGAAATCAAGAAGGCCAAACCTCGAACAGAGAAAAGGCGATCAACATTCTATCCATCACGACTGAGCAG GTCTGGCTCCATCGCTCAGTCGATCCGAAGCAGGTCTGGCTCTATAGCCCACAGCCAGGGTAGCGAAACCATGACACTTATGAATGACAATTCAACTAGTGGCTTAGATGACTCACGATTTGACCATGACAGCAATATTATAGAAG AACAAATATTTGAAGCACCAATAACAGTACCACCTCCAATCACCATAACAGCCCCGGATAACGAACTTGCTGCCAGTACCAGACCACCGACTAGACAGCCAGGAACAGGTGCGAGGTCTTCCTTATTAAATATAACGAGAGAAGAGCTCAAACAACAAGAACTAGCG AAACAACTCGAGGAAGCGGCAAAGATGGACAGCACTCCTATGGAAAGGCTCTCTCATTCGAGGATGTATCGAGCAACGGCTTCAGTAAAACCAAAATCCTCAAAAGAACTGCTCGAATTCAAGGCATCATGTAAAAGCAGCAAACTTATCAACCAATCACAGGATTTAAAGCAATCTTGGGCGGAGGTGAAGGAGGAGAGAGCACTACGACTGCATGATGAACTAGACTATCAAGAAAA GAATCGTTTAAAAACATGCCAGGACAAGTTTAGCGCGATGGAAACAAGCGAAAACAGCTTCCATAGAGCGTTGAAAAACATGAGATTAAAAAGTGAACACAAAAGAAGGGAGTCGGAAAAAGAAAAGAACCAAAGACAAGACCAATCAAAGTACGCTAAATG GTATGATGAACTGACAAGTCTAGTACCAGCTGACTGCTCATCCCAATGGTACTTCAAGAACATCCTTAACaaacttagaatatttggcATA AAATACGGACCTGACAACAAG ACTGAAAGCTCAAGCAAGGCAAGCGAGCATAAGTTCACCCGAGTTCTCAGGCTAATACGTTCATGGGAGATCTGCTCCCCAAACATAGCTGTTGCTGTTGAGTTTTGCAGGGATCGAATAATCGAAATGAATGAAGAAGATTTCGAGGATTTGTTTCACCATCTGTTTCCTGCCATTGAGCGACCAAAAACAGCTCCGGCTAAATCAAGCCGATAG
- the LOC137395251 gene encoding coiled-coil domain-containing protein 60-like isoform X2 gives MSLSFGKIDYWGNAIPGRPQELSYITQIPLPIEDISREAKIKARCMGRMTILEPSKPTRDEVRKINYDRRTDQINNQGFVSLKQRPYRAIGHPVYIDNKKLITDALGLPHQENEYEQSKPSTPSSSLEEGERPESKYMLRRSKKQLNTLRKEIERGRNLLRNVKLGHGLFKVLEDEWTKTISQRESDAALAKQKAMMNWQMAKSSGSESESEDELQDYFDVSKEFVDIEVPEYAQQEDEPTEDLEHVRFMARPETYSGHTNTDNEPSHSKEKCVRAKSVMTTASPRRRKGAAPRPYTPVHGNISQKKHQTGEIHGETLFKQLCCLHWILKAMDIAETVTMSPLITCWELNADKMGGIELNKRTIEDKKQREQLRYDNLFKPVKPKEIKKAKPRTEKRRSTFYPSRLSRSGSIAQSIRSRSGSIAHSQGSETMTLMNDNSTSGLDDSRFDHDSNIIEEQIFEAPITVPPPITITAPDNELAASTRPPTRQPGTGARSSLLNITREELKQQELAKQLEEAAKMDSTPMERLSHSRMYRATASVKPKSSKELLEFKASCKSSKLINQSQDLKQSWAEVKEERALRLHDELDYQEKNRLKTCQDKFSAMETSENSFHRALKNMRLKSEHKRRESEKEKNQRQDQSKYAKWYDELTSLVPADCSSQWYFKNILNKLRIFGITESSSKASEHKFTRVLRLIRSWEICSPNIAVAVEFCRDRIIEMNEEDFEDLFHHLFPAIERPKTAPAKSSR, from the exons ATGTCATTAAGCTTTGGCAAGATAGACTACTGGGGCAATGCAATTCCAGGTCGGCCACAAGAGTTGTCCTACATTACCCAG ATTCCACTACCCATTGAGGACATTTCGAGAGAAGCAAAAATAAAAGCGAGATGCATGGGAAGGATGACCATTCTAGAACCTTCTAAACCTACACGAGATGAG GTTAGGAAGATCAACTACGACAGAAGAACGGACCAGATCAATAATCAGGGATTTGTAAGCTTGAAGCAGAGGCCATACAGAGCAATAGGGCATCCTGTCTACATCGATAACAAAAAACTCATAACAGATGCTTTGGGTCTGCCACACCAG GAAAATGAGTATGAACAGAGCAAGCCATCGACTCCTTCTTCATCCCTTGAAGAGGGTGAGCGCCCCGAATCAAAATACATGCTCAGAAGGTCAAAGAAACAGCTAAACACACTCAGAAAAGAAATAGAACGTGGAAG AAACTTGCTTCGAAATGTGAAGTTGGGACACGGTTTATTTAAAGTGTTGGAGGATGAATGGACGAAAACG ATATCACAGAGAGAATCTGATGCTGCGTTAGCAAAACAAAAAGCCATGATGAACTGGCAAATGGCGAAGTCCAGTGGCAGCGAATCGGAATCAGAAGATGAACTTCAGGACTACTTTGATGTCTCCAA AGAGTTTGTAGACATAGAGGTACCGGAATATGCGCAGCAAGAAGATGAGCCAACTGAAGACCTAGAACATGTTCGATTTATGGCCAGACCTGAAACATACAGTGGTCATACAAACACAGACAATGAACC ATCACATTCTAAAGAGAAATGTGTTAGAGCAAAATCTGTGATGACAACAGCATCGCCGAGAAGAAGGAAAGGTGCTGCCCCAAGGCCTTACACTCCTGTCCATGGAAATATCAGTCAAAAAAAGCATCAGACAGGGGAAATACATGG GGAGACGCTGTTTAAACAACTCTGCTGCCTGCACTGGATTCTGAAGGCAATGGATATCGCTGAGACAGTCACCATGTCGCCTTTAATAACTTGTTGGGAGCTCAA CGCTGACAAGATGGGTGGCATTGAGCTCAACAAACGAACAATAGAAGACAAAAAGCAGCGAGAGCAGCTAAGATATGACAACCTGTTTAAACCTGTCAAACCAAAAGAAATCAAGAAGGCCAAACCTCGAACAGAGAAAAGGCGATCAACATTCTATCCATCACGACTGAGCAG GTCTGGCTCCATCGCTCAGTCGATCCGAAGCAGGTCTGGCTCTATAGCCCACAGCCAGGGTAGCGAAACCATGACACTTATGAATGACAATTCAACTAGTGGCTTAGATGACTCACGATTTGACCATGACAGCAATATTATAGAAG AACAAATATTTGAAGCACCAATAACAGTACCACCTCCAATCACCATAACAGCCCCGGATAACGAACTTGCTGCCAGTACCAGACCACCGACTAGACAGCCAGGAACAGGTGCGAGGTCTTCCTTATTAAATATAACGAGAGAAGAGCTCAAACAACAAGAACTAGCG AAACAACTCGAGGAAGCGGCAAAGATGGACAGCACTCCTATGGAAAGGCTCTCTCATTCGAGGATGTATCGAGCAACGGCTTCAGTAAAACCAAAATCCTCAAAAGAACTGCTCGAATTCAAGGCATCATGTAAAAGCAGCAAACTTATCAACCAATCACAGGATTTAAAGCAATCTTGGGCGGAGGTGAAGGAGGAGAGAGCACTACGACTGCATGATGAACTAGACTATCAAGAAAA GAATCGTTTAAAAACATGCCAGGACAAGTTTAGCGCGATGGAAACAAGCGAAAACAGCTTCCATAGAGCGTTGAAAAACATGAGATTAAAAAGTGAACACAAAAGAAGGGAGTCGGAAAAAGAAAAGAACCAAAGACAAGACCAATCAAAGTACGCTAAATG GTATGATGAACTGACAAGTCTAGTACCAGCTGACTGCTCATCCCAATGGTACTTCAAGAACATCCTTAACaaacttagaatatttggcATA ACTGAAAGCTCAAGCAAGGCAAGCGAGCATAAGTTCACCCGAGTTCTCAGGCTAATACGTTCATGGGAGATCTGCTCCCCAAACATAGCTGTTGCTGTTGAGTTTTGCAGGGATCGAATAATCGAAATGAATGAAGAAGATTTCGAGGATTTGTTTCACCATCTGTTTCCTGCCATTGAGCGACCAAAAACAGCTCCGGCTAAATCAAGCCGATAG